In the genome of Myxococcus stipitatus, one region contains:
- a CDS encoding aminopeptidase P family protein — protein sequence MATSIPSSSVASDSTQPAIGEQQPLVTSEPQAPAAKPASHDSLPPPALLDFMLKSWKPAAQKLPPKIKYAEAFKARRQALSKAFPGETLVIPTGHEKVRANDTYYRFRPGTDFYYLTGNLEPDCVLVLEPKDGGGHTDILFVEPNPGRSDATFYTDRVKGELWVGPRLGVPESRARHDVDEARGLDTLADYLKGLKATSARVLRGHSAKVDGAVAEGGERDKALATTLSEMRLIKDAQELRELQTSIDATQRGFEDVIRSMKADAKSERYVEGVFNLRARVEGNDVGYNTIAASGSHACVLHWTRNDGPLVPGELLLLDAGVEGHTLYTADITRTLPITGRFSPEQKAIYDLVYASQEAAFAAVKPGNDFMEPNRAAMKVLAEGLEKLGILEDAAEALKDEHQFYKRYSLHNVSHMLGLDVHDCAQARQEAYKYGKLQAGMVLTVEPGLYFQKDDLTVPARYRGIGVRIEDDLVVTARGCKVLSGNIPRTAKDIEAWMSGVWNADKAPAKSKGKKAASKKQDKAPAKSKDKKAKKAKAGKRK from the coding sequence ATGGCCACGTCCATCCCTTCGTCCTCGGTCGCTTCCGACAGCACGCAGCCCGCTATCGGTGAGCAGCAGCCCCTCGTCACGTCCGAGCCGCAGGCTCCGGCGGCGAAGCCCGCCAGCCACGACTCGCTACCGCCTCCCGCGCTGTTGGACTTCATGCTGAAGAGCTGGAAGCCCGCCGCGCAGAAGCTCCCTCCGAAAATCAAGTACGCCGAGGCCTTCAAGGCGCGCCGCCAGGCGCTGTCGAAGGCGTTCCCCGGCGAGACGCTCGTCATCCCCACCGGCCACGAGAAGGTGCGCGCCAACGACACCTACTACCGCTTCCGGCCGGGCACGGACTTCTACTACCTCACCGGCAACCTGGAGCCGGACTGCGTGCTGGTGCTCGAGCCGAAGGACGGCGGCGGGCACACGGACATCCTCTTCGTGGAGCCCAACCCGGGCCGCTCCGACGCGACGTTCTACACGGACCGCGTGAAGGGCGAGCTGTGGGTGGGCCCGCGCCTGGGCGTGCCAGAGAGCCGCGCGCGGCATGACGTGGATGAGGCGCGCGGCCTCGACACGCTGGCCGACTACCTGAAGGGCCTCAAGGCGACGTCGGCGCGCGTGCTGCGCGGCCACTCCGCCAAGGTGGATGGCGCGGTGGCCGAGGGCGGAGAGCGCGACAAGGCGCTGGCCACGACGCTGTCGGAGATGCGCCTCATCAAGGACGCGCAGGAGCTGCGCGAGCTGCAGACCTCCATCGACGCCACGCAGCGCGGCTTCGAGGACGTCATCCGCAGCATGAAGGCGGACGCCAAGAGCGAGCGCTACGTCGAGGGCGTCTTCAACCTGCGCGCCCGCGTGGAAGGCAACGACGTGGGCTACAACACCATCGCCGCCAGCGGCTCGCACGCGTGCGTGCTGCACTGGACGCGCAATGACGGCCCGCTCGTCCCCGGCGAGCTCCTGCTCCTGGACGCGGGCGTCGAGGGCCACACGCTCTACACCGCGGACATCACCCGCACGCTGCCCATCACCGGCCGCTTCTCGCCGGAGCAGAAGGCCATCTACGACCTCGTCTATGCCTCGCAGGAGGCGGCCTTCGCCGCGGTGAAGCCGGGCAACGACTTCATGGAGCCCAACCGCGCCGCCATGAAGGTGCTGGCCGAGGGCCTCGAGAAGCTGGGCATCCTCGAGGACGCCGCCGAGGCGCTCAAGGACGAGCACCAGTTCTACAAGCGCTACTCACTGCACAACGTCAGCCACATGCTCGGCCTGGACGTGCACGACTGCGCGCAGGCGCGGCAGGAGGCGTACAAGTATGGAAAGCTCCAGGCGGGCATGGTGCTCACGGTGGAGCCGGGCCTGTACTTCCAGAAGGACGACCTCACGGTGCCCGCGCGCTACCGCGGCATCGGCGTGCGCATCGAGGACGACCTCGTCGTCACCGCGCGCGGCTGCAAGGTGCTCTCCGGCAACATCCCGCGCACGGCGAAGGACATCGAGGCGTGGATGAGCGGCGTGTGGAACGCCGACAAGGCCCCCGCGAAGTCGAAGGGCAAGAAGGCCGCCTCGAAGAAGCAGGACAAGGCCCCCGCGAAGTCGAAGGACAAGAAGGCGAAGAAGGCCAAGGCCGGCAAGCGCAAGTAG
- a CDS encoding 16S rRNA (uracil(1498)-N(3))-methyltransferase, whose translation MNLLLLFDEDFLPDGTARLTGRRAQHAREVLRAEPGESLRVGRLGGLIGTGEVLENSPGVLHLRATLSEPPPPRAGIDVLLAIPRPKALKKVLPALASLGVDRIVLVNAARVEKSYFDSKVLDGAFVRDLLLQGLEQARDTHLPEVLVRERFRPFVEDELDSVFPTGAARLLPHPPASQPLRTVAAAPGQRSVLAIGPDGGWVSFEAQLLESHGFRPFSLGPRILRVETAVPVLVGQVALLAEDNAPRQDASRA comes from the coding sequence GTGAACCTGCTGCTGCTCTTCGACGAGGACTTCCTCCCAGACGGAACCGCGCGCCTCACCGGCCGCCGGGCCCAGCACGCCCGAGAGGTCCTCCGCGCCGAACCCGGCGAATCCCTGCGCGTCGGCCGCCTGGGGGGCCTCATCGGCACGGGCGAGGTGCTGGAGAACTCCCCCGGCGTCCTCCACCTGCGCGCCACCCTCTCCGAGCCCCCTCCCCCCCGGGCCGGCATCGACGTGCTGCTCGCCATCCCCCGCCCCAAGGCCCTCAAGAAGGTCCTCCCGGCCCTGGCCTCCCTCGGCGTGGACCGCATCGTCCTGGTCAACGCCGCCCGCGTGGAGAAGAGCTACTTCGACTCCAAGGTCCTCGACGGTGCCTTCGTCCGGGACCTCCTGCTCCAGGGCCTGGAACAGGCCCGCGACACCCACCTCCCTGAGGTCCTCGTCCGCGAGCGCTTCCGCCCCTTCGTCGAGGACGAGCTCGACTCCGTTTTTCCCACTGGTGCCGCCCGCCTGCTCCCCCACCCTCCCGCGAGCCAGCCTCTGCGCACCGTGGCCGCGGCGCCCGGCCAGCGCTCCGTCCTCGCCATCGGCCCGGATGGGGGTTGGGTGTCTTTCGAGGCGCAACTGTTGGAATCCCACGGTTTCCGCCCCTTCTCGCTGGGACCTCGCATCCTCCGAGTGGAGACAGCGGTTCCCGTGCTCGTCGGGCAAGTGGCCCTTCTCGCGGAAGACAATGCTCCGCGTCAGGATGCATCTCGGGCTTGA
- a CDS encoding YqgE/AlgH family protein, protein MKNLAPGFLLAMPQLGDPNFYRSVILMIEHGESGSMGLVVNRGAALTLGELARGQKLDIHTDRSSHPVFVGGPVEPQRGFVLHDDDELLEKHSVLPGLFLSVTLDALGPLLERASPRLRFCLGYAGWGPRQLESEIAAGSWLFTEATAEAVLGQEPGKLWETTLRGMGVDPAMLVMGRGMN, encoded by the coding sequence GTGAAGAACCTTGCTCCCGGCTTCCTTCTGGCCATGCCTCAGCTCGGGGACCCGAACTTCTACCGCTCCGTCATCCTGATGATCGAGCATGGGGAGTCCGGCTCCATGGGGCTCGTCGTGAACCGGGGCGCGGCGCTGACCCTGGGGGAGCTGGCGCGAGGGCAGAAGCTGGACATCCACACGGACCGCTCCAGCCATCCCGTCTTCGTCGGCGGACCCGTGGAGCCCCAGCGGGGCTTCGTGCTGCACGACGATGACGAACTGCTCGAGAAGCACTCGGTGCTGCCGGGCCTGTTCCTCAGCGTGACGCTGGACGCGCTGGGGCCCTTGTTGGAGCGGGCCTCGCCCCGGCTGCGCTTTTGCCTGGGCTATGCGGGCTGGGGCCCCCGGCAGCTGGAGAGTGAAATCGCGGCGGGCTCGTGGCTCTTCACGGAGGCCACCGCGGAGGCGGTGCTGGGGCAGGAGCCCGGCAAATTGTGGGAGACCACGTTACGTGGCATGGGCGTGGACCCGGCCATGTTGGTCATGGGAAGGGGAATGAACTGA
- a CDS encoding winged helix DNA-binding domain-containing protein, with protein MTQEVRSPRRASAGGLARVLTTRELNRALFERQFLTRRTRRPLLEVIEHLIGLQAQASNPPYVGLWTRMEHFQLQDLTRCYEHRSAVRGSLMRSTQHLVTARDYPGLRSVLQPVLDRMIKHSAYPRELAGLDMGPVFEEGRRLLAKQPLSGVELGRRLQEKWPDRDGHALSMVVRMAESLVTVPPFGTWGVGGEVEFTPSEAWLGPAQRPALSQADLVLRYLGAFGPASVKDMQQWSGMIQLGEVFEQLRPRLLTFRDEQGVELFDVPDAPRPDGDTPVPVRFIPDFDNLLLSHADRTRIISEPHRKRVFTVNGIIRPTVLVDGFVRGMWKLERKKAHVVLRVEPFARLSREDRDALTEEGMRLLACVASDVASHDVHFAPVS; from the coding sequence ATGACCCAGGAAGTTCGCAGTCCTCGCCGCGCAAGCGCGGGGGGACTCGCCCGTGTGCTGACCACCCGGGAGCTGAACCGGGCCCTGTTCGAGCGGCAGTTCCTGACGCGCCGGACGCGCCGCCCGCTGCTGGAGGTCATCGAGCACCTGATTGGACTCCAAGCCCAGGCCTCGAATCCGCCGTATGTGGGCCTGTGGACGCGGATGGAGCACTTCCAGCTCCAGGACCTGACCCGGTGTTACGAGCACCGGAGCGCGGTGCGCGGGTCCCTGATGCGCTCCACCCAGCACCTGGTCACCGCGCGCGACTACCCGGGCCTCCGGTCCGTGCTCCAGCCGGTGTTGGACCGGATGATCAAACACAGCGCCTACCCGCGCGAGCTGGCGGGGTTGGACATGGGGCCGGTGTTCGAGGAAGGGCGCCGGTTGCTGGCGAAGCAGCCGCTGAGCGGGGTGGAGTTGGGGCGGCGTCTCCAGGAGAAGTGGCCGGACCGGGATGGCCATGCGCTGAGCATGGTGGTGCGGATGGCGGAGTCCCTCGTCACCGTGCCTCCCTTCGGGACGTGGGGCGTGGGCGGTGAGGTGGAGTTCACTCCGTCCGAGGCATGGCTGGGCCCGGCCCAGAGGCCCGCGCTGTCCCAGGCGGACCTGGTCCTGCGCTACCTGGGCGCCTTCGGCCCGGCGAGCGTGAAGGACATGCAGCAGTGGTCCGGGATGATTCAGCTGGGTGAGGTCTTCGAGCAGCTTCGGCCCCGGCTGCTGACCTTCCGCGACGAGCAGGGCGTCGAGCTCTTCGATGTGCCAGATGCGCCTCGGCCCGATGGGGACACCCCCGTGCCGGTGCGTTTCATCCCCGACTTCGACAACCTGCTGCTGTCCCATGCGGACCGCACGCGCATCATCTCGGAGCCCCACCGCAAGCGCGTCTTCACCGTCAATGGCATCATCCGTCCGACGGTGCTGGTGGATGGCTTCGTGCGCGGGATGTGGAAGCTGGAGCGGAAGAAGGCCCACGTCGTGCTGCGAGTCGAGCCCTTCGCCCGGCTGTCTCGCGAGGACCGCGACGCGCTCACGGAAGAGGGGATGCGGCTGCTGGCCTGCGTGGCCTCGGACGTGGCGTCCCACGACGTCCACTTCGCGCCGGTGTCCTGA
- a CDS encoding ABC transporter permease subunit, with amino-acid sequence MAMLPLTTESDAKRQVSPELAASYKRDLGIGEPLGFLRPWEKLWRGERLGTSAQGITGDELARKLSGSVGVGLMALPLALAWALGFALVRTQWRKGRWAALGDIVPALAFGTPVFIPALLFAPAVVERGHMLPELTAALVTSLWPGIFLGTLVGDALETELSRDYVRTALGKGLSPGTVLRRHVLPNVLPALLDAVGPVATTLLAGSFAAERVLGLPYFGQLYVLAVLNKQVAVVVVATTTFASLLVVVSLGVEVLRHVVDPRSREARA; translated from the coding sequence ATGGCCATGCTGCCGCTCACCACGGAGAGCGATGCGAAGCGACAGGTGTCTCCGGAGCTCGCGGCTTCGTACAAGCGCGACCTGGGCATCGGTGAGCCGCTCGGGTTCCTTCGGCCTTGGGAGAAGCTTTGGCGGGGCGAGCGGCTCGGCACGAGCGCACAGGGCATCACGGGAGATGAACTCGCGCGCAAGCTGTCCGGCAGCGTCGGCGTGGGCCTGATGGCGCTTCCGTTGGCGCTGGCCTGGGCGCTGGGCTTCGCGCTGGTGCGGACGCAGTGGCGCAAGGGGCGATGGGCCGCGCTGGGTGACATCGTTCCCGCGCTCGCCTTCGGCACGCCCGTGTTCATCCCCGCGCTGCTCTTCGCGCCCGCCGTGGTGGAGCGGGGACACATGTTGCCGGAGCTGACCGCGGCCCTGGTGACCTCCCTCTGGCCCGGCATCTTCCTGGGCACCCTCGTCGGTGACGCGCTGGAGACGGAGCTCTCGCGCGACTACGTGCGGACCGCGCTGGGCAAGGGACTCTCCCCCGGCACCGTCCTGCGCCGCCACGTGTTGCCCAACGTGCTGCCCGCGCTGCTCGACGCGGTCGGCCCGGTCGCCACCACGCTGCTCGCGGGCTCGTTCGCCGCGGAGCGGGTACTGGGGCTCCCTTACTTCGGTCAGCTCTACGTCCTCGCCGTCCTCAACAAGCAGGTCGCCGTGGTCGTCGTCGCGACCACCACGTTCGCTTCATTGCTCGTCGTGGTCAGCCTCGGGGTCGAAGTGCTGCGCCACGTGGTGGACCCGCGCTCCCGGGAGGCTCGCGCATGA
- a CDS encoding ABC transporter permease subunit — MSGVPSRARWGLVLLVGLGVLSLVAGRLFPDTLASTCPLGVDPMRPDRTVCELAFGGLWVSLAVGLCAGGLATLIGLLVAAVARLLGGAWEQTILRGVDAVFALPDVLVVMVLQLAGQSLADAGHSGGLGPFGLMVASLALVGWAGPARMFRNRLATLEGQEFIAAARALGGGGTHILRVHLWPALRPFALAVFLSRLPTAILTESTVSFFGIARMEPMSLGRYLGTSYAALIYEGGSRVVLPAWALLVLLVLGASLASQALSASPRKAT; from the coding sequence ATGAGTGGTGTTCCCTCTCGCGCCCGCTGGGGGCTCGTGTTGCTCGTGGGCCTCGGGGTCCTGAGCCTCGTGGCCGGGCGTCTCTTCCCCGACACGCTCGCGAGCACCTGCCCGCTGGGCGTCGACCCGATGCGGCCCGACCGCACCGTCTGCGAGCTGGCCTTCGGTGGGCTCTGGGTCTCTCTCGCCGTGGGCCTCTGCGCGGGGGGGCTCGCCACGCTCATCGGCCTCTTGGTCGCCGCCGTGGCGCGACTGCTGGGCGGCGCATGGGAGCAGACGATTCTGCGCGGCGTCGATGCCGTCTTCGCGCTGCCGGATGTCCTCGTGGTGATGGTGCTCCAGCTCGCGGGCCAGTCGCTCGCGGACGCGGGACACAGCGGGGGACTGGGGCCCTTCGGGTTGATGGTGGCCTCGCTCGCGCTCGTGGGGTGGGCGGGCCCGGCGCGCATGTTCCGCAACCGCCTGGCCACCCTCGAGGGGCAGGAGTTCATCGCCGCCGCCCGCGCTCTGGGCGGGGGAGGGACGCACATCCTCCGCGTCCACCTGTGGCCCGCGCTGCGTCCCTTCGCGCTGGCGGTGTTCCTCAGTCGCCTGCCCACCGCCATCCTCACCGAGTCCACGGTGAGCTTCTTCGGCATCGCCCGGATGGAGCCCATGTCCCTGGGCCGCTACCTGGGCACCAGCTACGCGGCCCTCATCTACGAGGGCGGCTCGCGCGTCGTCCTCCCCGCCTGGGCGCTCCTGGTCCTCCTGGTGCTCGGCGCGTCGCTCGCCTCACAGGCGCTCTCAGCGAGCCCTCGCAAGGCCACCTGA
- a CDS encoding BolA family protein, which produces MLDADFIRSRILEALPGSEVEVRDTTGTGDHFEARVVSPDFAGKMMVQQHKLVYAPLQTWLQTGELHALALKTYSPEQWKKLGNR; this is translated from the coding sequence ATGCTCGACGCAGACTTCATCCGCAGCCGCATCCTGGAGGCCCTGCCGGGCTCCGAGGTGGAGGTGCGGGACACCACGGGGACGGGAGACCACTTCGAGGCTCGCGTCGTCAGCCCCGACTTCGCCGGCAAGATGATGGTCCAGCAGCACAAGCTCGTGTATGCGCCGCTTCAGACGTGGTTGCAGACCGGCGAGCTGCACGCACTCGCCCTCAAGACGTACTCGCCCGAGCAGTGGAAGAAGCTCGGGAACCGCTAG
- a CDS encoding response regulator, producing MSLPTTEELIPVLDGDAKKRTERDDALKLEPVRSAVLVVEDDPAHREILVEMLAGWGYEPMPVGSAEEAEFAVRNKRMDAAIVDVFLPGRSGATLMSRLRERFPQAVLIGVSAMSDSAMARKCKGLGADLFIGKPLNPERLSEALQSKHTSWH from the coding sequence ATGTCCTTGCCCACCACCGAAGAGTTGATCCCCGTGCTCGACGGCGACGCCAAGAAGCGCACCGAGCGCGACGACGCGCTGAAGCTGGAGCCCGTGCGCAGTGCCGTGCTCGTCGTGGAGGACGACCCGGCGCACCGAGAGATCCTGGTCGAGATGCTCGCGGGCTGGGGCTACGAGCCGATGCCCGTGGGCAGCGCCGAGGAGGCGGAGTTCGCCGTGCGCAACAAGCGCATGGACGCCGCCATCGTCGACGTGTTCCTCCCCGGACGCAGCGGTGCCACGTTGATGTCACGACTGCGCGAGCGCTTCCCTCAGGCGGTGCTCATCGGCGTGAGCGCGATGAGTGACTCGGCCATGGCGCGAAAGTGCAAGGGTCTGGGCGCGGACCTCTTCATCGGCAAGCCCCTGAATCCGGAGCGACTCTCCGAGGCGCTTCAGTCCAAGCACACCAGCTGGCACTGA
- a CDS encoding peptide ABC transporter substrate-binding protein: MPTTLDWSHSDPDSWANYPVMLATQRGLTVLGADHSVRPGLAERWERSRDARGREVYVFHLRRDVRWSDGSPLVARDFVVGWRRALRGRERGEMADLSGAAEALELQDRMAPEADIVAALEKVGVEAVDSHTLRVTLAHPRSYFLARVANVYIFYPAPSVDLEGRSVEAVRDYFDRPRDGRPLALGPYRVESWDRAGERVRLVYNPRSAFPPPLAEGESPVPVITLMKSEIGPALYERGRVDFVFVDSAAALRVKRPEDLQREPLLSTYYLAFNTERAPLDRPEVRRALSRALDREALVAGLLPAARPSHVLLPPELPGAASSEEAARLPHYEPERAKAELAGVPGMERPLRLVYRSGDNFVPEVAIAERIVAQLARVGVQVVLEARSDFSAEIARRTAQGPRAYDLYLRRLGGDYAHPNTFFTLFERSGNHQTGWETQGGGEPMGRFERLLEAADGEADEVKARALYTQAQEVLVGEQAVIAPVYHPDRYFRARDTLRGLDVDPFNFLALRSLRLSAPVPVAKQAEGTP; encoded by the coding sequence ATGCCCACCACGCTGGACTGGAGCCACTCGGACCCGGACAGCTGGGCCAACTATCCGGTGATGCTGGCGACGCAGCGCGGGCTCACGGTGCTGGGCGCGGACCACTCGGTGCGGCCGGGACTGGCGGAGCGCTGGGAGCGGTCTCGCGATGCGCGAGGGCGCGAGGTCTACGTCTTCCACCTGCGCCGGGATGTGCGCTGGTCGGATGGCTCGCCGCTGGTGGCGCGCGACTTCGTCGTGGGGTGGCGGCGCGCGCTGCGTGGCCGTGAGCGTGGGGAGATGGCGGACCTGTCAGGTGCGGCGGAGGCGCTGGAGCTCCAGGACCGGATGGCTCCCGAGGCCGACATCGTCGCGGCGCTGGAGAAGGTGGGCGTGGAGGCCGTGGACTCGCACACGCTGCGGGTGACGCTGGCGCATCCGCGCAGCTACTTCCTGGCCCGCGTGGCGAATGTGTACATCTTCTACCCCGCGCCTTCGGTGGACCTGGAGGGGCGCTCGGTGGAGGCGGTTCGGGACTACTTCGACCGGCCACGGGATGGACGTCCGTTGGCGCTGGGGCCGTATCGCGTGGAGAGCTGGGACCGCGCGGGGGAGCGGGTGCGGTTGGTCTACAACCCGCGCTCGGCGTTTCCTCCGCCGCTGGCCGAGGGCGAGTCGCCCGTGCCGGTCATCACGTTGATGAAGTCGGAGATTGGTCCGGCGCTGTATGAGCGGGGGCGGGTGGACTTCGTCTTCGTGGACAGCGCCGCGGCGCTTCGGGTGAAGCGGCCGGAGGACCTGCAGCGCGAGCCGCTCCTGTCCACGTACTACCTGGCCTTCAACACGGAGCGGGCGCCGCTGGACAGGCCCGAGGTCCGTCGCGCGCTGTCGCGAGCGTTGGACAGGGAGGCGCTGGTTGCGGGGCTGTTGCCGGCGGCTCGGCCCTCACATGTCCTGCTTCCTCCGGAGCTGCCCGGGGCTGCTTCGTCCGAGGAGGCGGCGCGGCTGCCGCACTACGAGCCGGAGCGCGCGAAGGCGGAGCTCGCGGGGGTGCCGGGGATGGAGCGGCCGCTGCGGCTCGTGTATCGCAGTGGCGACAACTTCGTGCCCGAGGTGGCCATCGCCGAGCGCATCGTGGCGCAGCTCGCGCGGGTGGGCGTGCAGGTGGTGCTGGAGGCTCGCTCGGACTTCTCGGCGGAGATTGCGCGGCGCACGGCGCAGGGGCCTCGCGCGTACGACTTGTACCTGCGGCGTTTGGGCGGGGACTATGCGCACCCGAATACGTTCTTCACGCTCTTCGAGCGCTCGGGCAATCACCAGACGGGCTGGGAGACGCAGGGCGGTGGCGAGCCCATGGGGCGCTTCGAGCGGCTCCTGGAGGCGGCGGACGGGGAGGCGGACGAGGTGAAGGCGCGTGCGCTGTATACTCAGGCCCAGGAGGTGCTGGTCGGGGAGCAGGCGGTGATTGCGCCGGTGTACCACCCGGACCGCTACTTCCGGGCTCGCGACACGCTGCGCGGATTGGATGTGGACCCGTTCAACTTCCTGGCGCTGCGCTCGCTGCGACTGTCGGCGCCCGTCCCCGTGGCGAAGCAGGCGGAGGGCACGCCGTGA
- the grxD gene encoding Grx4 family monothiol glutaredoxin, which produces MTPELKARFDQITQSHPIVLFMKGNALFPQCGFSARALSLLQPHGEVFTVDVLADPEVRQGIKDYTNWPTIPQIFIRGQFIGGSDILGELAERGELADLVAGKSPA; this is translated from the coding sequence ATGACCCCAGAGCTCAAGGCCCGGTTCGACCAGATCACCCAGTCGCACCCCATCGTCCTCTTCATGAAGGGCAACGCCCTGTTCCCCCAGTGCGGCTTCTCCGCGCGGGCGCTGTCGTTGCTGCAGCCCCACGGTGAGGTCTTCACGGTGGACGTGCTGGCCGACCCCGAGGTGCGCCAGGGCATCAAGGACTACACGAACTGGCCCACCATTCCGCAGATCTTCATCCGCGGGCAGTTCATCGGCGGCTCGGACATCCTGGGCGAGCTGGCCGAGCGGGGCGAGCTGGCCGACCTGGTCGCCGGCAAGTCGCCCGCCTGA
- a CDS encoding DUF2914 domain-containing protein, with protein sequence MVTATPPNSSEKNEETADPSASPASAPAAPPNAAVALTDTSQGASPAAVDPDDLVATEKTPTLMDKVQAFRTRHEKWEMAAFFFGGFLYDIVSLSRIDDKLTLVQSFGYLLILASLLLLEQRYPEGTPPPALLAKVWRWREDAVHFFFGSLISVFMLLLFKSTSGFMPYLFVVALFGLLVANELPRFRQMGPVVRVSLLSLCVTMYFACLLPVLIGRIGFWVFLLAVTLGSASMYGLMRLMARWRTDVAYVVRNVAVPGFGVQAALLVCYLVGVIPPVPLAVQYAGIYHEVKRVSPGVYQLTSVDDSVWYKPWTWFGPDFVIRPGDKPYYFFRIFAPKNFAPYKVRVRWYYDHPEKGWTTNGNGFIANVSSNGTDGGYRYYATTSNLKPGNWRVVLETEAGHEINRLSFTAGPDERTEPRELKVEYSTLKEVIPLSAEAFEKTRKPSGTAPSEPAAPAPAAPVEAPVPVEDSPAQ encoded by the coding sequence GTGGTCACCGCCACTCCGCCCAACAGCTCCGAGAAGAACGAAGAGACCGCCGACCCGTCCGCCAGCCCGGCGTCGGCCCCCGCTGCTCCCCCGAATGCCGCCGTCGCGCTGACGGACACCTCCCAGGGCGCCTCGCCCGCGGCGGTGGACCCCGACGACCTGGTGGCCACGGAGAAGACGCCCACCTTGATGGACAAGGTGCAGGCGTTCCGCACCCGTCACGAGAAGTGGGAGATGGCCGCCTTCTTCTTCGGCGGCTTCCTCTACGACATCGTCTCGCTGAGCCGCATCGACGACAAGCTCACGCTGGTGCAGAGCTTCGGCTACCTGCTCATCCTGGCGTCGCTGCTGCTCCTGGAGCAGCGCTACCCGGAGGGCACCCCGCCCCCGGCGCTGCTGGCAAAGGTGTGGCGCTGGAGGGAGGACGCGGTCCACTTCTTCTTCGGCAGCCTCATCAGCGTCTTCATGCTGCTCTTGTTCAAGAGCACGTCGGGCTTCATGCCCTACCTCTTCGTCGTGGCCCTCTTCGGGTTGCTGGTGGCGAACGAGCTGCCGCGCTTCCGGCAGATGGGCCCCGTCGTCCGCGTGTCGCTGCTCAGCCTCTGCGTGACGATGTACTTCGCGTGCCTCTTGCCGGTGCTGATTGGCCGCATCGGCTTCTGGGTGTTCCTGCTGGCCGTGACGCTGGGCAGCGCGAGCATGTACGGGCTGATGCGGCTGATGGCCCGCTGGCGCACGGATGTCGCATACGTGGTGCGCAACGTGGCGGTGCCGGGCTTCGGCGTGCAGGCCGCGCTGCTCGTCTGCTACCTGGTGGGCGTCATCCCGCCCGTGCCCCTCGCCGTGCAGTACGCGGGCATCTACCACGAGGTGAAGCGCGTCAGCCCCGGCGTGTACCAGCTCACGTCGGTGGATGACTCTGTCTGGTACAAGCCGTGGACGTGGTTCGGTCCGGACTTCGTGATTCGGCCCGGCGACAAGCCGTACTACTTCTTCCGCATCTTCGCGCCGAAGAACTTCGCACCGTACAAGGTGCGCGTGCGCTGGTACTACGACCACCCGGAGAAGGGCTGGACGACCAACGGCAACGGCTTCATCGCCAACGTCAGCAGCAACGGGACGGATGGCGGTTACCGCTACTACGCCACCACGTCCAACCTGAAGCCCGGCAACTGGCGCGTGGTGCTGGAGACGGAGGCCGGGCACGAAATCAACCGCCTGTCCTTCACCGCGGGCCCCGACGAGCGCACCGAGCCTCGCGAGCTCAAGGTGGAGTACTCCACCCTCAAGGAGGTCATCCCCCTGTCGGCGGAGGCCTTCGAGAAGACGCGCAAGCCCTCGGGGACCGCACCCTCGGAGCCCGCCGCTCCCGCGCCCGCCGCGCCTGTCGAGGCCCCCGTTCCCGTGGAGGATTCACCGGCGCAGTGA